cctgactggctggaacgaggaaagCAGTCAGATGCAGAATCCTAACGGTTagtaacatatatattaatacatgtacatgcatatttcTTGAGTGAAATGAAGATGTTGATGATCTATTAATAAGGTACtacatacagtgaaacatgtctaaactggaccctgtaCATACCAAAATCATGTCAAAACCAGCCAAATGTCATGGTCCTGAATTTTCTCTTATCTAAACCATGTATTCAAACCCTGATAAACCGGAACCTGTCCACTTCGGAAAACCGGATTGATTTTTAGTTCAGAAATTTTAAATCCTTAATTGATTAACCTGAACAAACCGGTGTAGTGTAAACAACTGAAGAGTTAACTTAACGAAAACACAACTACCAGAAAACAATGCTGACCAGAAAATTATGCTGTGCTGCATTCAGTGTTACATCACGGGTCACCATTTCTGCGGTCCCACCCCAGCTTAGCAGACAGGGGGTTAATGAATGCTCAATTGTTTTCAGTTGTAGTGTGTGGTGCAGTGCAAATTCTTGTCATCTTTAGACAAATCTCAGATACTCATATATTAGGGTTTTCACTTTTGATTTTTGGTCAATGCACTTTGAGAATGAAATACTGACACACTGAGAGTAAAATGCTAGAAACAACTAAATTTAGAGAAAAACATATGTgacttaatttgtattttatacactaaatacaaacagaaaacgTCATCTTTTCTGCGATAGAAATGAGAAATACACACACTGAATTTTGCTAAGAGAATGAAAATATCTCGGACACAAACAGGCTAAATGTAGGCAACCTAAATGCAACCTTAACTGTGGTAAAAACTAAAGTACATAATTATTAGTTCAACAGACACATTCATTCTGCAATTCTCGAACATGTTCATTATCAGTTAAGAATTCAATGCCGATGTCAAGGGAAATACTTTGTATTCTAAAATGCGACCCTTTAAACACCAgatcctgtctaaaccagataaAAATTAGGTCTCTGACATGGTCCGGTTcggacaggtttcactgtacttgttTCTCAAGTGAATAGTGCTgttaatgattaataatgtaCTGCGTACTTGTTTCTCCAGTGAATAGTGCTgttaatgattaataatgtaCTGCGTACTTGTTTCTCGAGTGAATAATGCTgttaatgattaataatgtaCCGTGTACTTGTTTCTCGAGTGAATAGTGCTgttaatgattaataatgtaCCGCGTACTTGTTTCTCGAGTGAATAGTGCTgttaatgattaataatgtaCCGCGTACTTGTTTCTCGAGTGAATAGTGCTgttaatgattaataatgtaCTGCGTACTTGTTTCTCGAGTGAATAGTGCTgttaatgattaataatgtaCCGCGTACTTGTTTCTCGAGTGAATAGTGCTgttaatgattaataatgtaCCGCGTACTTGTTTCTCGAGTGGATAATGCTgttaatgattaataatgtaCCGCGTACTTGTTTCTCGAGTGGATAATGCTgttaatgattaataatgtactaCGAACTTGTTTCTCGAGTGAATAATGCTgttaatgattaataatgtaCTGCGTACTTGTTTCGAGTGAATAGTGCTgttaatgattaataatgtaCTGCGTACTTGTTTCTCAAGTGAATAATGCTgttaatgattaataatgtaCTGCGTACTTGTTTCTCAAGTGAATAGTGCTgttaatgattaataatgtaCTGCGTACTTGTTTCTCGAGTGAATAGTGCTgttaatgattaataatgtactaCGAACTTGTTTCTCGAGTGAATAGTGCTgttaatgattaataatgtactaCGAACTTGTTTCTCGAGTGAATAGTGCTgttaatgattaataatgtaCTGCATACTTGTTTCTCGAGTGGATAATGCTgttaatgattaataatgtaCTGCGTACTTGTTTCTCGAGTGGATAATGCTgttaatgattaataatgtactaCGTACTTGTTTCTTGAGTGGAAGGAAGCCGTTGTCAGGTGTGTGACAGGTAGGCGGATGTGGTCGCTTGTGAAGGTCGTAACAAGGTCAGTGCAGGCGGCATGGTCATCTTCACATTTCTGATTAGCTCTCAATCTGTATCtgtcaaatatatcaatattaaaatatacttctTCTAATACAAAAAACCCTGTTCTTTAGACAATTCATCCAATATACTAACTACCATTACATAGATAATTTTGAAGCAATGTAAAAATGTTCATTAAGAAAACGTGACATACCAAACAAGAGAAACTGGTGgataaaaactgaaaatattcCTCAACAGATTTACTAAAAGGATCGATGTTATAGCACTTTGCACCTTTTCAAGTGGATACTCTTGAATGGACCACTGATCCAAGTATTTTATGAAGTGAGAGACTCTTCTGTGTATCTGAGTGGTTTGTGAAATCTCTCCAAGTGAATCGCAAGTAGATACACTATCACTGATCTATGTGAGATGCTCATGTGTGACTGATAAAAATCTCAGTATTCTATcacactgagagagagagagagagagagagagagagagagagagagagagagagagagagagagagagagagagagagagagagagagagagagaagcagagaagcagagagagacagagagaggcagagagagagagacagtgttGTGTACCTGTGTGGCTTGTGGAATCTGTCCAGGTGAGAGCCTGTCTCCTCACTGATTGTACTCATCAGAGACCTGCCGACTGACATCAACACAACATGCATTCCATCACGCCTCTCCAGAAGTATCTGAAATTGAGATACAGGACAAGATATTACATAACGAAAATATCATatgagattttttttaaattttgattttgattaaACCACTGGGTTTAGATTCAAATCCCAACATTGGCCACTgcagtgtagtggttaagccatggtACTTAACCGTTTTAAGGGGAGATATATTTTTAAGCCACACCTCCTGTGGGTTAATTaatttgacaaaaatcactgaaaaataatatcaataaaattctattttaattcataaaataacaaaaagaacaactgtaaagtagtaaaaataaatatattatttaactatgTAGAATTTAAAACCATTTATGTACAGTTTATACATtgctttgtaaataaaaatagccCAAAAATCACATGCAAATTTCATAGGTGCTGCcattttgtttatgttattaCCAAGTAACGTTAACTCAATGtcataaagtaaataaaatatcgcAATCTGCAAGAGTTATCAttcttattaataaaattatatttcgtTAAATTAATGACTGATAAAAACACTTTCATGCAATGCATAGTctaaaaacatgtttgatttacAGCACTGCTAAAATGACACAGATGTCACTTTCCCTGTAAAGCAGTAAGCAATGTAAATGATGTTCTCCACATAAAAGGGTTACAGCTGGCAGATTCTGGATTCACACCCCCATACCAGTACCGGTCTTAATGATTCAATAGGTTGGTGTAAGGCTACAACAATGACTTATTTTAGTTTCTAACCATTAACCCGTGTCCttgatagcatgcttgaaccttaattgtatatgaAATGTAGATGATTCAAACTTACTTCATCAAATCACTTGgcactttaattttaactgtcCATGACATAAATCTCATATGTAACCAGTCCATCCACAAAAATGAATACCTAATTAACCACAGTTAAAGATCAGTGAGGAAATTTCTTTATttgacaaacaaaaatacaaactctCACACAACAGACTATTCTGATGGTGATCAGTTTGTTGAGAGTTAAATGACTGTTGAAGGGTCATTCTCATTATGTGATTAGTGGCACCGACTTGTCGCATATGATCGAATTGTACtgagaacacctaaatcagAACAACCTTAGTCTTGTACGTTCTGATTTTTGTAGGGCCGACAAAGTGCATGCAACAAGACAGTGTGACTAATAACATAATgtttgttcgttttgtttaacgacaccattagatcacattgatttatcaatcatcggctaatggatgtcaaatatctggttattctgacatagtattagagaggaaacccactatatttttccattagtagcaagggatcttttacatgcaccatcccacagacaggatagcacatactatggcttttgatacatcagtcatagtgctggaatgagaaatagcccaactgacccactgatggggatcgatcccagaccggtGCTTTATGCACATATTGAAACCTATAGTCTAGAATCAGTAATTAATCACAGCACTACCTCTATGACGACCATATTCAAGTCCTCGTCCTCGAACTCTGACCGTGGTACGTTCTGACTGTACATGCTGTAACACTGCACTTGACCAAAGAGCAGCTCACAAGCCAGTCGGTAACACTGGTAGCTGTAGTAGTCTTGCGGCCTCCGTCTCGGGAACCGGGGCAGATAGTTGGACATGTCCGGTAGCAGGACCGCAGTCAGACGGGCATCCTCTTTCTGTAAAGATAACACACCTGCAGTTAATGATTGGGTGAGAAATGTGTATGCATCATATCTGAATCAACTGCCAGACGCTCTTAAAAATGCCACAAATCTTATatcgtttaaaaaaaacttcttGAAACAAATTCGTTTATCCAGTACTTTTAATTATCCAGTTGGACTTTTTATCTCCACCCTCTTAAGCATTTATAGTAActcatatttatttgttattttattattatcctaccaattgttttactatgttattgttttaaccatgtcattttaattatgtattgCACTTTGAGCATACATCAGTGTGGAGTTTTGTTCTATATAAATTAACTTATTATCAAAACAATtgaaaaaggaatatttataaGTAACATCACAAATAACAGTTTTAGTTACGGAAAATCTCCTTCAAAATACAAActgaaacataattattatgtcaTAATTGTTTGCCTGAGATTCAACATTACCGGTAATTCAGTATCTATTTCCTGagatacaatatttatttgtgaaagTTATAAAGTGTGATGCTGAAATACCAAACCCAAGTATCATGTGCAGACTCCTTCCTAGTAACAAGGTAAATTGGGGTTTTATAATCATTAAAGGAAAAAGTCAATACAAAACAGTCCATAAATTATACACTGACCATGTGCTTAGGTGGAGAGTCAAACTTGCTGTCTGTAACAGCTGGTGCTGAGACTGTGGAAAACCATTCCATTATGGGCTTCACCTATAAATAATcaagtgcatgtaaaaaaaaaaaaatctttatggcaaaaataaataatacaaacaataattttttgtaaaacatgacAATAAGAAgcaaattttgtaaatattggtGACGGTCTAGGACAAATGTTCAAACTTGAATCAGGATTTTCATATTACTCCAActgatttttaatacattttatttattaaaaagacTTTTGGTGTACTATTAACATGGGTATAATGAGAATGAGTGTGTCAGGGAGTGTGAGCGAGGGAGTAGGTGAGAGAGCACACAAGTGGGTATAATGAGAATGAGTGTGTCAGAGAGTGTGAGCGAGGGAGTAGGTGAGAGAGCATGCAAGTGGGTATAATGAGAACGAGTGTGTCAGGGAGTGTGAGCGAGGGAGTAGGTGAGAGAGCACGCAAGTGGGTATAATGAGAATGAGTGTGTCAGAGAGTGTGAGCGAGGGAGTAGGTGAGAGAGCACGCAAGTGGGTATAATGAGAATGAGTGTGTCAGGGAGTGTGAGCGAGGGAGTAGGTGAGAGAGCACGCAAGTGGGTATAATGAGAATGAGTGTCTCAGGGAGTGTAACAAGGGAGTAAGTGAGAAAGCAAGCGAGTGGGCAGATTTTggttgagtgagtgagtgagagtcgGTGAGTGAGCATACATGAGCACGAGTGTTTGTGTGGGTAAGCAGTACCAAAACATTCAAAGAATTTTCACAAAATCTCCTGGATCATGTTCCCCCTGATTGAAACAAGCTAAATGTAGCTTGGAATCttgtatgaattttttttttttaagaaaacgaaaagcaatattaaaaattcaataaacGGCATTCATCAACATGTCTGACTGTTACCTGTATGACCCCATGATAGTCAAGACGGACATAGCCACTGTTCTGACGTCTGCTGGTATCAGACACACAGCGATCTCTGTCCAGCCACCCAAGACCTCGGAACACAACAACAGTTGGGAAACCCGTGATGTTATGTTCTTCACACAGACGAGAGTCACTCGAACAGTTAGCCATGTACAGCGACCCTCCATCTAAAACAAGGGAGTCAGTGTGTTAATCAGGCCATTTTGAACGTGATGCAGATTATTTTGAAATGGAAACAGGATAGTTTAATATCTGAGAAACAAATCTTACCTATAAATGTGACAGCTCTGTGAAGATCTTTAAACACATTCCAACTCCTTCTGCAGCTTCCACAGTCAGCTATGATGAATACAACCTGAAGACAATACGTTTTGGTGGTTATTAGATTTTATATGGACAGATAGTGGCTGAGACACacacaacagacagacagacagacaatcacCCATACACAGAGTCAATCATCCATACACATAGacccacagacagaaagacaggcAGACAGCACACtgagacagatagatggatggaaggtCGGATCCGATGAATGGAATGTcaaacagaatgacagacatgaaaaataaatagaaacagAAATTCACTTAGTTgatttgttaaagatatttatttaaaaaaaaaaagaagattccACTacaaaattcaaaacaaaactaacatataattttgaatattacTAGTTACCATGGCAATCTTGGTGATTTCTCCTGCCCACTTATGTGAGCTGCCAAACAAATGGCCGGTTACATGTGACTTTTCTATGACACTGCTCCACGTTGCATGGGAAACAAGTGGAATACCATCAGATTTCGGTAACTTGTTGTCCACGTCAGCCCAGACctgctgaaatacaaataatatgcaATATCTTGAGATGATAAATAACATAAATCAAATACTGATTTCCCCCatgtattattcattatttccCACTTATTTTTAATGTGTACTTTTTAATAGTACTTAAgacctaaaaaaaattcaccaatgATCAATCAAGTCAGTTTAAAAGTACATTACAAATTTTGAACTCACAAAAGTCTCTATTCTATTGTGTAACTAGTGATAGCTGGATATTGTTAAACATGAATTCATTAACATTAAATGTCTAAACAGTGTAAATGGAAAGTAATGGTTTTCAATTAGATACTGGTACCCAAAACATCAAATTGGTTATGAATTCAGCTGTGAACAAGGAAATTTTCTACACAAACTGAGTACATAgcaaatatattatacagactGAGTGCATCTGAAAATTGTAGCTTGAAAATAAGTCACTCAATTTGTCCTGAATTGTTCTTTATTCAACTACACAATCATCATATTTTAATtcttgttaacattttggtataTGATTAAATATGGGCTATACTAAGCCTTTAAATTTCAATTAGgaacacaaaaatcaataattacgagaAAACAATTTCATACATGAGTAAATGTAACATAATGTGCAAAGTGtatatatcacaaataaaaaagtttgatTACATTATGgtagtttttctttttctttaatttttgcTGTTTCCTCCTCCGTTCTCTTGGATTGTTGTCTGTCTGGTTGTGGTAAGACTCGGAACATTTTGAACCAAACGGTCCCTCAAACAGCTCACAGCCCTAGTCACAAAAGAAAGACGGAAAGcaactaataaatatttatgataATTAAGGATGATAACCTAcactaattatattttctttcaatTCCACCTTTTTTCACCCATTTCCAAAACCACTGaggtatatttgttttcatgtttttacaaatatatttttcttattaCTGTCTTCACATCACCTGTTTTATAACTTAATATGTTGTCCATTGCTAAATCCCAGTCCCACTGAATCCCATCATTGTCAAATACAGATTTATTACCACAGCAGACACTCATGACCtggcaaataaaaatcataatttctcaccgAGAAATGATCATGCTTTGGTGTAACgtacaatactattggacaatttggcACTTAAAAAACAGTAAGTATATCGGTTCTAAATATCATCACAATTTGGCTAACATACACAATGATGTCACATAGTTTAAAGGGTCTGCATTTACGCCTctcagtttttattgttttaatacaattcattacAGGTTTTTTCAGCAGACAGAACTTAAAACAACTTTggcttttgaaaattatctcTGATCATGAAAAACCCCAAAGTTTAAGCAATTTTCAAAATAGTGTGTAAAGTTATTTacatcatttatatattatgtgcatgtatgcatgcacataatatatagatattgaaaatgaaatatttttagagagagagaaacgctgaggtaatatgtaaaataaaaaagttgGCATCAGTTATTGTAAAATGTATGGCCCTTTTgaaataatgtaatttgtatctCGCCAAAGCTTGCGACAAGTGAAATACTTTTATTTGAGAcctaaatttgataataattggtaacatgtttattatcctctatgtatgtAACCGTGTTAACGAACATAGTGGTTGTGCCATCATGGTTTAAGTACCATTCATTTTTCAATATCAGCTCCAAGACTGACCAAGTTCACAAAATCATCAACTATTAATATAGACTGTGTCTATTTCCACCTAATTCAACTTTTTTTGCTTTGGGATAAATGCTCAATCATATCCAAGCAAACAGTTAGAGGAAGGACACAGTGCAttattgaattaaaaacaaataaaaccttTTCTGGTAGTCCATACGGTTCATAGATGACTGTTTCCTCTGCAGTGTTGTAAATATTGAAACCAGCTGTCTTCAGTGCTAAATAAACTTCATATGGACTAGGTCGTGATGTGGGTACCACAGTCTGATTAATTTGTTTCATCACGTTATCTGAAAGTAGGAGTTCAAGTACAAAAAACCCAGATATGATTTTACTCAAATTCAGCATCTTTCTGCATACAATTCCATTTCAAAAACGAAAAATAAAACTACCGGTAGGGCATTCTTTTGTTCTAAATTTGAAATCAAACATCCCCAATATAcaaatgtcaaaatttccaaactCTTATTATAACTTTCAGATATTTTGAAAGTTCCCAATTATATGTGAAATgatgcaaaattaaaattaatgatgagtaactttaaaagaaaaaataccccatataattaaatgagaaatGAATGACAAACCTCTTTGAAAGAGCATTATAAATGGTGGGTATCCTGCTTCGTCTGAGGTAACATGTCTATAAACCACTGAAAGTAAATAACAACATAAGCATTAGCTGCACAAAATACCCGTCCCCACCAGCTGACCATTTCccatccaaaaacaaaacaattcaaaaTATCAATGAggttatttttctaaaaatatgtttaattgtaaaaaaaatcacttcactaaataagaataaaataaacagatcaaatattcaaaatatgtcCACAAATGGGACTTCAAAGAACtgacataaaattaattttgttattaaattatttaggtACTGAtccaagttattagcagtatGAAATATTTTCAGCTATTACCattttttactgttaaattacacaTGGTTTCAGTTATCAATTTTGGCAAATTCAACATGAGTCTGATCGTCATGGTGTTTGAAGtagctcaaaatgcattttgtataaaacaattcacttcaattcaattcattttattgcacaaTGCCAAACAAATTGGTGTTAGCAGAAAAGCTAGTACCTTGAAACAGATTCCAAAATATATAAACGTACCACAGGTGTTAAACAGCTAACCATAAACGTAAAAGTTACTGGTGAAACAGAAAAGCTAGTGCCTTGAAACAGATTCCAAATATATAAACGTACCACGGGTGTTAAACAGCTAACCATAAACGTAAAAGTTACTGGTGAAACAGAAAAGCTAGTACCTTGAAACAGATTCCAAAATATATAAACGTACCACGGGTGTTAAACAGCTAACCATAAACTTAAAAGTTACTGGTGAAACAGAAAAGCTAGTGCCTTGAAACAGATTCCAAAATATATAAACGTACCACGGGTGTTAAACAGCTAACCATAAACTTAAAAGTTACTGGTGAAACAGAAAAGCTAGTGCCTTGAAACAGATTCCAAAATATATAAACGTACCACGGGTGTTAAACAGCTAACCATAAACTTAAAAGTTACTGGTGAAACAGAAAAGCTAGTGCCTTGAAACAGATTCCAAAATATATAAACGTACCACGGGTGTTAAACAGCTAACCATAAACTTAAAAGTTACTGGTGAAACAGAAAAGCTAGTGCCTTGAAACAGATTCCAAAATATATAAACGTACCACGGGTGTTAAACAGCTAACCATAAACTTAAAAGTTACTGGTGAAACAGAAAAGCTAGTGCCTTGAAACAGATTCCAAAATATATAAACGTACCACGGGTGTTAAACAGCTAACCATAAACTTAAAAGTTACTGGTGAAACAGAAAAGCTAGTGCCTTGAAACAGATTCCAAAATATATAAACGTACCACGGGTGTTAAACAGCTAACCATAAACTTAAAAGTTACTGGTGAAACAGAAAAGCTAGTGCCTTGAAACAGATTCCAAAATATATAAACGTACCACGGGTGTTAAACAGCTAACCATAAACTTAAAAGTTACTGGTGAAACAGAAAAGCTAGTGCCTTGAAACAGATTCCAAAATATATAAACGTACCACGGGTGTTAAACAGCTAACCATAAACTTAAAAGTTACTGGTGAAACAGAAAAGCTAGTGCCTTGAAACAGATTCCAAAATATATAAACGTACCACGGGTGTTAAACAGCTAACCATAAACGTAAAAGTTACTGGTGAAACAGAAAAGCTAGTGCCTTGAAACAgattctaaaatatataaacgtACCACGGGTGTTAAATAGCTAACCATAAACTTAAAAGTTACTGGTGAAACAGAAAAGCTAGTGCCTTGAAACAGATTCCAAAATATATAAACGTACCACGGGTGTTAAACAGCTAACCATAAACGTAAAAGTTACTGGTGAAACAGAAAAGCTAGTGCCTTGAAACAgattctaaaatatataaacgtACCACGGGTGTTAAATAGCTAACCATAAACTTAAAAG
The sequence above is drawn from the Gigantopelta aegis isolate Gae_Host chromosome 6, Gae_host_genome, whole genome shotgun sequence genome and encodes:
- the LOC121374493 gene encoding uncharacterized protein LOC121374493 encodes the protein MWKEQTSIPWELGSYAVVQDSSSFVIKPVTFPTLRCYLGETIFYDYTGKPTRTQLSRWYKNLLKKHGGQKTDVTLDILEKAISSHIFTVVGFPDIHVLQKIQDLLYQIADNSEIHLKTLVVHPHAPESKKLQDRLGVTVIPSIAVVEEGDSTLIKLFGPKECRENIEVYILSRTIPVTHFTLATFEELVLDPESINYVPFLIGFFAFWAPQVKSFLKFFQQTVDEFEAMGVSLRYGLVDVFSEKRVVYRHVTSDEAGYPPFIMLFQRDNVMKQINQTVVPTSRPSPYEVYLALKTAGFNIYNTAEETVIYEPYGLPEKGCELFEGPFGSKCSESYHNQTDNNPRERRRKQQKLKKKKNYHNQVWADVDNKLPKSDGIPLVSHATWSSVIEKSHVTGHLFGSSHKWAGEITKIAMVVFIIADCGSCRRSWNVFKDLHRAVTFIDGGSLYMANCSSDSRLCEEHNITGFPTVVVFRGLGWLDRDRCVSDTSRRQNSGYVRLDYHGVIQVKPIMEWFSTVSAPAVTDSKFDSPPKHMKEDARLTAVLLPDMSNYLPRFPRRRPQDYYSYQCYRLACELLFGQVQCYSMYSQNVPRSEFEDEDLNMVVIEILLERRDGMHVVLMSVGRSLMSTISEETGSHLDRFHKPHRYRLRANQKCEDDHAACTDLVTTFTSDHIRLPVTHLTTASFHSRNNPLLTDNQPVLIALVYPDNITDESPFLQTLNEVAEALYKELVVVTVNVDLYSDWASRFVPQGYQKEAAVETSVPELFQYPRLCFVQPADHHHAAFYPALGRKKHTKNLFTKDNILLFASMFLDNPANYLVQTEHF